A section of the Terriglobales bacterium genome encodes:
- a CDS encoding cytochrome b N-terminal domain-containing protein — MAEESKNGKGDGQGGSNTGQNGKNGAGGVLTKVVAGVKEDVKVLTTEMPAKAKEQVEIVKDPTKTQIFTSIFRHKHDDTPRNRALGVLSNVFLHLHPAKINRDAVRYSFTWGMGGITFYLFFVLTLTGVLLMFYYHPSKVQAFRDVLYLEHDVPFGKLLRNMHRWAAHLMVIAVWLHMYRVFLTGSYKKPREFNWNVGVILLVLTLLLSFTGYLLPDDQLGFWAVTVGTNMARATPLLGHEGPFGHQLGMTPYNDIRFGLLGGSIVDANALLRSYIWHCIGIPIVISVFMIVHFWRVRKDGGISGPAPVMLESEVKEPRK; from the coding sequence ATGGCTGAAGAGAGCAAAAACGGAAAAGGCGACGGGCAGGGCGGAAGCAACACCGGCCAGAACGGAAAGAACGGTGCTGGCGGAGTTCTGACCAAAGTGGTTGCAGGGGTGAAGGAGGATGTGAAAGTCCTCACCACCGAAATGCCGGCCAAGGCTAAAGAGCAGGTGGAGATTGTTAAAGATCCCACCAAGACCCAGATATTCACCTCGATTTTTCGCCACAAGCACGACGACACGCCCCGCAATCGCGCCTTGGGCGTGCTCTCGAATGTGTTTCTTCATCTGCATCCGGCGAAGATCAACCGGGACGCTGTGCGTTACAGCTTTACCTGGGGGATGGGTGGGATCACGTTTTATCTGTTCTTCGTGCTCACGTTGACCGGCGTCCTACTGATGTTCTATTACCATCCCAGCAAGGTGCAGGCATTTCGTGACGTTCTGTATCTGGAACATGATGTGCCATTCGGCAAGCTGCTACGCAACATGCATCGCTGGGCAGCCCACTTGATGGTGATCGCGGTCTGGCTGCACATGTATCGCGTGTTTCTTACCGGATCCTATAAGAAGCCGCGTGAGTTCAACTGGAATGTGGGCGTCATCCTGCTAGTGCTGACGCTGCTGCTCTCGTTCACCGGTTACCTGCTGCCGGACGATCAGCTCGGCTTTTGGGCGGTTACGGTGGGGACCAATATGGCGCGAGCAACTCCGCTGCTCGGACATGAAGGGCCGTTCGGGCACCAGCTGGGTATGACTCCGTACAACGACATACGATTCGGCCTGCTCGGCGGCTCAATCGTGGATGCTAATGCTCTGCTGCGCTCCTACATATGGCACTGCATCGGCATTCCGATTGTGATTTCCGTATTCATGATCGTGCATTTCTGGCGGGTACGGAAGGACGGCGGTATCTCCGGTCCAGCTCCGGTGATGCTGGAGTCGGAAGTGAAAGAGCCGCGCAAATAG